One window of the Hippoglossus hippoglossus isolate fHipHip1 chromosome 9, fHipHip1.pri, whole genome shotgun sequence genome contains the following:
- the lzts1 gene encoding leucine zipper putative tumor suppressor 1: MGSVSSLINGNSLNTKHCRASEYRIRKGTSHHRKSGGCSLDGLLNCGFTQGSSSTAHPSKGLTHSRSGRSEDFFYIKVSNKTRSANHRGVTMEDKGNRDGESDGRLQPKLLLMSRKMNEATTAEKSLVRSTAFKPVPPKSTSSTETGHSSLDRILCPLEKPRSSEFKHNTFSGTLSDSGRNSMSSLPTHSTSGSLSASTGPVSHSDGSSAPANSLGKAAQPSLPSWVKGNSTNLDSSYRTPLNTDGFATKANGDAGSPFSADKSSPLSETAGGIRSPITTDESLIERLEQRLLERETELQELQGSFEEKEVDTCQLFDERQRYCSEEMEGLKQRCSTKLRQVSQMAAKTQQALQLQVSQLQAEKERLQEDVSKLTREKDLIKLRLRSYEAESTQLAPTLEETQWEVCQKTGEISLLKLQLRDSKADINIRLNEIVSLRASLKENAVKMEMLEKQNKDHEDKLRSRTIEAEVCQNELQRKKNEADLLREKVGKLEKDIQEMKQDLVVAKEERLRHSLNLEANAQTQEKLIKGSDSPTQGRGEENREDASTESLQTQVGRLKRQLREEKDAQERLVNTFEQERQTWNKEKDRVIKYQKQLQINYLQMHRKNQDLERILKELTTELESRTELGMDIYSSGLQTYEDVIATEI, translated from the exons ATGGGGAGCGTCAGCAGCCTGATCAACGGCAACAGCCTCAACACGAAACACTGCAGGGCGTCTGAGTACAGGATTAGAAAGGGAACCAGCCATCACAGAAAGAGTGGCGGTTGCAGCCTAGACGGCTTACTGAACTGTGGTTTCACTCAGGGCTCCTCGTCCACAGCTCATCCCTCCAAAGGCCTCACCCACTCCCGCTCGGGACGAAGTGAAGATTTCTTTTACATCAAG GTGAGCAATAAAACGAGGTCGGCCAATCACAGAGGAGTAACGATGGAGGACAAAGGGAACAGAGATGGGGAGTCAGACGGGCGACTGCAACCAAAGCTGCTGCTCATGTCGAGGAAAATGAATGAGGCG ACCACTGCTGAGAAGTCATTGGTCCGTTCCACTGCCTTCAAGCCTGTGCCTCCCAAGAGTACATCCTCCACAGAGACAGGCCACAGCAGCCTGGACCGCATCCTTTGTCCTCTGGAGAAACCAAGGAGTTCAGAGTTTAAACACAACACCTTTTCAG ggACTCTGTCAGACTCCGGACGTAACTCTATGTCCAGCCTCCCCACCCACAGCACCAGCGGCAGCCTAAGTGCTTCCACAGGCCCCGTCAGTCACAGTGATGGCAGCTCAGCTCCTGCAAATAGTCTCGGCAAGGCAGCACAACCCAGTTTGCCTTCATGGGTCAAGGGGAATAGCACTAACCTTGACTCTAGCTACAGGACTCCTTTAAACACTGATGGCTTCGCAACTAAGGCTAATGGGGATGCCGGCTCCCCATTTTCCGCAGATAAGTCAAGCCCTCTCTCTGAAACAGCAGGTGGGATTCGATCCCCCATTACCACAGATGAGTCGCTGATTGAACGTTTGGAACAAAGGCTGTTGGAGCGAGAGACTGAACTGCAGGAGCTACAG GGGAGTTTTGAGGAGAAGGAAGTAGACACCTGCCAGCTGTTTGATGAGAGACAGAGGTACTGTTCCGAGGAgatggaggggctgaagcagcGATGCTCCACAAAGTTACGACAAGTGTCGCAAATGGCTGCAAAAACCCAGCAAGCGCTCCAGCTGCAGGTCAGCCAGCTCCAG gcagagaaggagaggcTCCAGGAAGACGTTTCAAAGTTGACCCGGGAGAAGGATCTCATCAAGCTCAGGCTGAGGTCTTACGAGGCCGAGAGCACACAGTTGGCGCCGACACTCGAGGAAACTCAGTGGGAG GTGTGCCAGAAGACAGGAGAGATCTCACtgttgaagctgcagctgagagaCAGCAAAGCGGACATCAACATCCGGTTAAACGAGATAGTCAGCCTCAGGGCGTCACTGAAGGAGAACGCAGTGAAGATGGAGATGCTTGAGAAACAGAATAAAGACCATGAAGACAAACTGCGCTCCCGCACTATAGAGGCCGAG gtTTGCCAAAATGAACTCCAACGCAAGAAGAACGAGGCTGATCTGCTGAGGGAGAAAGTGGGCAAACTCGAGAAAGACATTCAAGAAATGAAACAGGATCTGGTTGTGGCCAAAGAGGAGAGGCTGCGACACAGTTTGAACCTCGAGGCCAATGCCCAGACTCAGGAAAAACTAATCAAAGGCTCCGACTCCCCCACCCAGGGCCGGggtgaggagaacagagaagaCGCCTCCACAGAGTCACTCCAGACACAAGTGGGGCGACTGAAGCGGCAGCTCAGGGAGGAGAAGGACGCTCAGGAAAGGCTGGTGAACACCTTTGAGCAGGAGAGGCAGACCTGGAACAAGGAGAAGGACAGAGTCATCAAGTACCAGAAGCAGCTCCAGATCAACTACCTGCAGATGCACAGGAAGAACCAGGACCTGGAGAGGATCCTGAAGGAGCTGACCACTGAACTGGAGAGCCGGACGGAGCTGGGAATGGACATCTACAGCTCAGGGTTACAAACATACGAAGACGTTATTGCCACAGAGATTTGA